CCGTCGTCCAGGTAGCTGCCGACGATCCGGGACCCGAGCTGGGTCTCCACCGCGTCGGCCTTGAGGATGCCCTGCTGCTGCAGCAGATCGGTGTCCTGCGACCCGACCGTGCTGCCCGATCCCGCCTGTCCCGCGCGGGATTCCGCCTGCGCACCGTTCGCCGCGATCAGTCCCGCCGCCGTGAGAGCGACGATCCCGGCCACCGCGGCGCCAACCCGGCAACGCCCTGACATACGTTCCTCCTCACGAGACGCTCCCGATCGGACCGCCACTACGGAACGTATGCGTTCGAACACGGAAAGTCCATGGGAAACAACCTCTGATTTCTCAACGACCTGGGAGCGCGGGGGCTACGGGCAGGCCGGATCGAAATGCGCGGGTCGCGTCGCCCGGAGGACTTGGAGACGAGAAGTCGCGGTCGGGTCAGCCGACGATCAGGCTCATCGCTTCCGCGCGGGTGGAGGGGTTGCGGAGCTGGCCCCGGACCGCCGACGTGATCGTCTTGGCGCCGGGCTTGCGGACTCCGCGCATGGTCATGCAGAGGTGCTCGCACTCGATCACGACGATGACGCCGCGCGGCTTGAGGATCTCCACCAGCGACTCCGCGACCTGCGTGGTCAGCCGTTCCTGGACCTGGGGACGTTTGGCGTACACGTCGACCAGGCGGGCGAGCTTGGACAGGCCGGTGATGCGGCCGTCGGGGCCGGGGATGTAGCCGACATGCGCGACCCCGGTGAAGGGCACCAGATGGTGCTCACACACCGACCAGACCTCGATGTCCTTGACCAGGATCATCTCGTCGTGGCCGAGATCGAACGTCGTGGTCAGCACGTCCGACGCGGTCGACCCCAGCCCGGCGGTGATCTCCGCGTACGAGCGGGCCACCCGGGCTGGGGTCTCTTTCAGTCCTTCGCGGTCCGGGTCCTCACCGATGGCGATCAGCAGCTCGCGGACCGCCCGTTCGGCCCGCTCGTGGTCGAACGTCGGTGAGGTCATCGGATCATTCTGCCGGAGGGGTGGGCCCGCCGCCGTAGTTGGGGCCGTGGGCCGCCTCGTCCGGGCCGATCGAGCCGCCCGGGATGACGTCCTGGAGCGAACCGTTCTGCTCGCCCCGGGTCGGCAGCGGCATCACCGGCGGCTGCTCGGACGGGATCCGGGTCGAGGACCCGGTCCAGGCCGGCCGCAGCTCACGCTTCTGGATCGGCGCGAAGACCCGGGCGATCTCCGCCTTGTCCAGGGTCTCCCGCTCGAGCAGCTCCTCGACCAGGTGGTCGAGCACCGCCCGGTTCTCGGCCAGGATGTCGAAGGCCTCCTGGTGCGCGTTCAGGATCAGCTTGCCGACCTCCTCGTCGACCGCCGCGGCGATCTCCTCGGAGTAGTTGCGCTGACTGCCCAGGTCGCGGCCCAGGAACGGCTCACCGGAGTCCTGGCCGAACTTGATCGCGCCGAGCCGCTCGGTCATGCCGTACTGCGTGACCATCGC
The Kribbella italica DNA segment above includes these coding regions:
- the folE gene encoding GTP cyclohydrolase I FolE, which gives rise to MTSPTFDHERAERAVRELLIAIGEDPDREGLKETPARVARSYAEITAGLGSTASDVLTTTFDLGHDEMILVKDIEVWSVCEHHLVPFTGVAHVGYIPGPDGRITGLSKLARLVDVYAKRPQVQERLTTQVAESLVEILKPRGVIVVIECEHLCMTMRGVRKPGAKTITSAVRGQLRNPSTRAEAMSLIVG